A stretch of the Uranotaenia lowii strain MFRU-FL chromosome 3, ASM2978415v1, whole genome shotgun sequence genome encodes the following:
- the LOC129758805 gene encoding uncharacterized protein LOC129758805 — protein sequence MFRNTYQSGFLTVFSSSGSKPLEIWDVVTKNGHSKRVTDEDLKLMSYELMGSNVATTYMVAPRRPCPSLGVKLPFLVLLVKNLRKFFSFEIQILDDRNLMRRFRASNYQSSTRVDNFCTVMPLALTPGWNQIQFNLADFTRRAYGTNYIETVRLQIHANIRVKRIYFSDRLYNDDEVPAQLRLHPPPRPTKLNEIMKGKGKKKSEIQESVRPTTPVPEGEEAEEQLPGVVEEVVGEPVEIPETGENPPTEEAAEVVAEISPEEVPVEENVPQEAVDENVTAPAEEAEGGPVVEEVVEGTVEPPPEPAAEAEEPAPEEVAQ from the exons ATGTTTCGCAACACCTATCAGAGCGGATTTCTTACGGTATTCTCCAGCAGTGGCAGCAAACCGCTCGAAATATGGGACGTGGTCACCAAAAATGGCCACTCCAAACGGGTAACGGACGAAGATCTGAAGCTGATGTCGTACGAACTGATGGGATCCAATGTGGCGACGACCTACATGGTGGCCCCTAGAAGGCCCTGCCCCTCTTTGGGCGTAAAGCTTCCATTTTTGGTGCTGCtagtgaaaaatttgagaaagttTTTCTCTTTTGAAATCCAA atattgGATGATAGAAACTTGATGCGTAGATTCCGGGCATCGAACTATCAAAGCTCTACACGGGTTGACAATTTTTGCACCGTTATGCCTTTGGCGCTGACTCCCGGATGGAACCAGATTCAATTTAATTTGGCCGATTTCACCCGGCGAGCCTACGGGACGAACTACATTGAAACGGTTCGGCTACAGATTCATGCCAACATTCGGGTGAAGCGGATCTATTTTAGTGATCGTTTGTACAACGACGATGAGGTTCCAGCCCAACTGAGGCTTCACCCACCACCGAGACCAACAAAGTTGAACGAGATTATGAAAGGGAAGGGCAAAAAGAAGTCCGAAATTCAGGAATCCGTTCGGCCAACTACTCCGGTACCAGAAGGAGAAGAAGCTGAGGAACAGTTACCAGGCGTTGTGGAAGAGGTTGTTGGAGAACCGGTGGAGATTCCAGAGACTGGCGAAAATCCCCCTACAGAAGAAGCTGCTGAAGTTGTGGCAGAGATCTCTCCTGAAGAAGTTCCTGTTGAAGAAAACGTACCACAAGAAGCCGTTGATGAAAACGTAACAGCTCCGGCTGAGGAGGCTGAAGGTGGTCCGGTAGTCGAAGAAGTTGTCGAAGGAACTGTCGAACCACCTCCGGAACCTGCAGCAGAGGCAGAAGAACCAGCACCTGAAGAAGTAgcacaataa